One part of the Capra hircus breed San Clemente chromosome 4, ASM170441v1, whole genome shotgun sequence genome encodes these proteins:
- the LOC108635826 gene encoding LOW QUALITY PROTEIN: GTPase IMAP family member 4-like (The sequence of the model RefSeq protein was modified relative to this genomic sequence to represent the inferred CDS: inserted 2 bases in 1 codon) produces MNKGVCKTQMVHHHKASSLQGDSKKNQTTSYRGIQTTMAAQYLSEPRSSHGLANSGDSQLRLVLVGKTGAGKSATGNNILRKKVFLSSFSAVSITKHCEKGSSTWKGRXIVVVDTPGLFDTEAPDAETVKEITRCMVLTSPGPHALLLVNPLGRYTLEDQKATEKILTMFGEKAREHMILLFTRKDDLDGMDFHDYLKKAPTAIQELIREFRNRYCVFNNKATGAEQEDQREQLLALVQDVVNKCKGRYYMNSQYQKTEEEIQKQIQVLQEYYRAELERAKAQIKQEFKEEIRKLKDELEQQEQKVEMERQLAEREAYWISRQQRARDDVLSQNKILEIILNGLRVFFLSV; encoded by the exons at GAACAAGGGGGTATGCAAGACACAGATGGTTCACCATCACAAAGCTAGCAGTCTACAAggagacagtaaaaaaaatcaaaccacttCCTATCGTG GAATCCAAACCACAATGGCAGCCCAGTACCTCAGTGAACCCAGGAGCAGCCATG GGCTTGCAAACTCCGGAGATTCCCAGCTGAGACTTGTCTTAGTGGGTAAGACTGGGGCAGGAAAAAGTGCAACAGGAAACAACATCCTCAGAAAGAAAGTGTTTCTGTCTAGCTTTTCTGCTGTATCCATCACCAAGCACTGTGAGAAAGGAAGCAGCACCTGGAAGGGGAG AATTGTCGTCGTCGACACACCTGGCCTTTTTGACACGGAGGCCCCAGATGCTGAGACTGTCAAGGAGATTACCCGCTGCATGGTGCTGACCTCCCCGGGGCCTCATGCTCTGCTCCTAGTCAACCCACTGGGCCGTTACACTCTGGAAGACCAGAAAGCCACAGAGAAGATCCTGACGATGTTTGGAGAGAAAGCTAGGGAACACATGATTCTCTTATTCACCCGGAAAGATGACTTAGACGGCATGGATTTCCATGATTACTTAAAGAAAGCTCCTACAGCCATCCAAGAGCTGATTCGT GAG TTCAGAAATCGCTACTGTGTTTTCAACAACAAGGCCACAGGAGCTGAACAGGAGGACCAGAGGGAGCAGCTGCTGGCCCTGGTCCAGGATGTGGTGAACAAGTGCAAGGGGAGATACTACATGAATAGCCAGTATCAGAAGACCGAGGAGGAGATTCAGAAGCAAATCCAAGTGTTACAAGAATATTACAGAGCAGAGCTTGAGAGAGCGAAAGCTCAGATAAAACAGGAgttcaaagaggaaatcagaaagcTGAAGGATGAACTAGAACAGCAAGAGCAGAAGGTGGAAATGGAAAGGCAATTGGCAGAAAGGGAAGCTTACTGGATTTCAAGGCAGCAAAGAGCCAGAGATGATGTTTTGAGTCAGAATAAGATACTTGAAATCATCCTTAATGGGTTACgagtttttttcctctctgtttaa